Proteins encoded in a region of the Geobacillus genomosp. 3 genome:
- a CDS encoding 2Fe-2S iron-sulfur cluster-binding protein, whose product MNKQYTIRIEPYGKEVTGSEDETILETLRTHFYGRDGQPSFQGCRRGGCAFCKVKLLDGEVHHRDIYSRAALTSEEREKHFILTCQSRPLSDLTIYLRKQETRITHLFRLKDEAI is encoded by the coding sequence GTGAACAAACAATACACCATTCGTATTGAGCCTTATGGAAAGGAGGTCACGGGAAGCGAAGACGAAACGATTTTGGAAACATTGAGAACGCATTTCTATGGCAGGGACGGTCAGCCTTCATTTCAAGGATGCCGAAGGGGAGGCTGTGCCTTTTGTAAAGTAAAACTGCTCGATGGTGAGGTGCATCACCGTGACATTTATTCCCGTGCTGCTCTCACGAGTGAAGAACGGGAAAAGCATTTTATTCTTACTTGCCAATCACGGCCGCTTTCGGATCTAACCATCTATTTACGGAAGCAAGAAACGCGGATCACGCATTTATTTAGACTGAAAGATGAAGCGATTTAA
- a CDS encoding GlcG/HbpS family heme-binding protein yields the protein MKNYQMIKSITLELAEAMLARAEEKAKELGVAVNMAIADQSGHLKAFRRMDGAPLLSIGISQRKAYSAAAFGMATGEWLDVIQHNPRLLHGIPHTPDLVIFGGGFPIEVDGEVIGAIGISGGTEEEDEEIGRAALNILRTKETNGSEGERVSACQKGCDACEQTIHHSY from the coding sequence ATGAAAAACTATCAAATGATCAAAAGTATTACCCTTGAACTAGCGGAAGCCATGTTAGCCCGTGCTGAAGAAAAGGCTAAGGAACTGGGCGTGGCCGTCAATATGGCCATTGCTGATCAGAGCGGGCATTTAAAGGCTTTTCGCAGGATGGATGGTGCTCCGCTACTATCTATCGGAATTTCCCAGCGCAAGGCGTATAGCGCGGCTGCCTTTGGAATGGCGACGGGGGAATGGCTTGATGTGATCCAACATAATCCACGTCTGTTGCACGGGATCCCCCATACCCCTGATCTCGTTATTTTTGGGGGAGGATTTCCGATCGAGGTAGACGGCGAAGTGATTGGCGCCATTGGCATCAGCGGCGGCACGGAAGAAGAGGATGAGGAAATTGGCCGGGCGGCGCTAAACATACTTCGCACAAAAGAAACGAACGGTTCAGAGGGTGAACGGGTTTCAGCATGCCAAAAAGGTTGTGATGCATGTGAACAAACAATACACCATTCGTATTGA
- a CDS encoding YkvA family protein, which yields MMEKWKRWAGRLKKEIFVLYSACRDRRVSVWLRLFMLCVAAYAFSPVDFIPDFIPILGYIDDLVLVPLGIYLALKWLPHDVAAEHRVRAEKLIQNGKPTNWTAGALIILLYVWLAVWLLRWFLSRLGFGTL from the coding sequence ATGATGGAAAAGTGGAAACGATGGGCCGGGAGGTTGAAAAAGGAAATTTTTGTCCTCTATTCCGCTTGCCGCGACCGGCGCGTTTCCGTTTGGCTGCGTCTGTTTATGCTTTGTGTCGCTGCTTATGCGTTCAGTCCGGTCGATTTCATCCCGGACTTCATTCCTATCCTAGGGTATATCGATGATCTCGTGCTTGTGCCGCTTGGGATTTATTTGGCATTGAAATGGCTGCCTCACGATGTGGCGGCTGAACATCGCGTGCGGGCTGAGAAATTGATCCAAAACGGAAAACCAACGAACTGGACCGCCGGTGCGTTGATCATCTTGTTATATGTATGGCTTGCGGTTTGGTTGCTGCGTTGGTTTCTTTCTCGGCTTGGATTTGGTACATTATAA
- a CDS encoding GntR family transcriptional regulator, whose protein sequence is MARMPLTRSEWVYEQLKEAILSGKLAPGERLVVDHLARELGTSSIPVRETLRRLEAEGWVERTPFVGARVAPVRLEEMEELFTIRLALEPILARTAVKGVDENAIAQLEQLVKQMDECAEQNDTAQYSQLNYEFHQLLYSFSSWKELYRIVNTVWEKSARSRWIFVQTPASMVESQKEHWMMIEALKEQNEEEMERWMYIQKKRAFHDYLSIIKKSSEKRG, encoded by the coding sequence ATGGCGCGAATGCCGTTAACTCGTTCGGAATGGGTATACGAGCAATTAAAGGAGGCGATTTTGAGCGGAAAGTTAGCGCCCGGTGAACGTCTTGTCGTCGATCATCTTGCCCGCGAGTTGGGCACGAGCTCAATACCGGTGCGGGAGACTCTCCGCAGGCTGGAAGCAGAGGGATGGGTCGAGAGAACGCCGTTTGTCGGTGCAAGGGTGGCGCCGGTGCGACTCGAGGAGATGGAGGAACTTTTTACAATCCGGCTGGCGTTAGAACCGATTTTAGCTCGCACGGCGGTAAAAGGGGTGGATGAGAACGCCATTGCCCAACTTGAACAGCTTGTCAAACAAATGGATGAATGCGCTGAACAAAACGACACCGCCCAGTATTCCCAATTAAATTATGAGTTTCATCAATTGCTTTACAGTTTTTCATCATGGAAAGAATTGTACCGCATTGTCAATACGGTATGGGAAAAATCAGCGCGGTCGCGTTGGATTTTTGTCCAAACACCGGCAAGCATGGTTGAATCCCAAAAAGAACATTGGATGATGATCGAAGCATTGAAAGAGCAAAATGAAGAAGAGATGGAAAGATGGATGTACATTCAAAAGAAACGGGCGTTTCATGACTATCTCTCCATAATCAAAAAATCGTCGGAAAAACGGGGATAG
- a CDS encoding 4-hydroxyphenylacetate 3-hydroxylase N-terminal domain-containing protein: MAIEQKKAVRPFTGEEYLESLRDGREVYVYGERIKDVTTHPAYRNATRMFARWYDRLHQLHAEDQEKGGPENWKWTVPTDTGSGGWTHPYFVAAKSAEDLIKGRDTIAELQRVVYGWLGRSPDYKAAFIGTLGANSDFYAPYQENAKQWYKKTQEQLLFWNHALVNPPIDRNKAIEEAKDVFMHVVKETDAGLVVSGAKVVATGSALTHMNFVSHYGPVPVKDKKFALTFTVPMNAPGVKLISRASYEFVAAATGSPFDYPLSSRLDENDAILVFDNVLVPWENIFIYGDIEKVNAFFPLSGFINRYTLHGLTRLAVKLDFIAGLVLKATEATGVKDFRGVQARVGEILAWRHLFWSLSEAQVRNPEPWTGDYVLPNLAAGLAYRVFATEAYPKIKDLIEKDLASSLIYLPSHAADFLSPEIRPYLEKYVRGSNGYDAESRVKLLKLLWDAIGSEFGGRHELYERNYGGNHENIRLEVLLLALNNGDAKRFTEFAEQCMAEYDLNGWTVPDLVNPDDVSLIRKK; encoded by the coding sequence ATGGCAATCGAACAAAAAAAGGCTGTTCGCCCCTTTACGGGGGAGGAGTATTTAGAGAGCCTGCGCGATGGGCGTGAAGTTTATGTGTATGGGGAACGAATCAAAGATGTGACGACACACCCCGCTTATCGGAATGCGACGCGGATGTTTGCCCGCTGGTATGATCGCCTTCATCAGCTGCATGCGGAAGATCAGGAGAAAGGCGGACCGGAAAACTGGAAGTGGACAGTGCCGACCGATACGGGAAGCGGGGGATGGACGCATCCATATTTTGTCGCTGCGAAAAGCGCCGAAGATTTAATCAAGGGCCGCGACACGATCGCAGAACTTCAGCGTGTCGTGTACGGTTGGCTTGGACGATCGCCCGATTATAAAGCAGCTTTTATCGGGACGTTAGGGGCAAACAGTGATTTTTACGCCCCTTATCAAGAAAACGCGAAGCAGTGGTATAAAAAGACGCAAGAGCAGCTATTGTTTTGGAACCATGCTCTTGTAAACCCCCCAATTGATCGGAATAAAGCGATTGAAGAAGCGAAAGATGTGTTTATGCATGTTGTGAAAGAAACCGATGCGGGGCTGGTTGTGTCCGGTGCGAAAGTTGTGGCGACGGGAAGCGCGTTGACGCATATGAATTTCGTAAGCCATTATGGACCGGTTCCAGTGAAAGATAAAAAATTTGCGCTGACGTTCACCGTGCCGATGAACGCACCGGGGGTAAAATTGATCAGCCGGGCGTCCTATGAGTTTGTGGCGGCGGCAACAGGAAGTCCGTTCGATTATCCGTTGTCGAGCCGATTGGACGAGAACGACGCGATTTTAGTTTTCGACAATGTCCTTGTCCCATGGGAGAACATCTTTATCTATGGCGATATTGAGAAGGTCAATGCGTTCTTTCCGCTTTCCGGGTTTATCAATCGCTATACCCTCCATGGCCTGACAAGGTTGGCGGTGAAACTGGACTTTATTGCCGGACTCGTACTTAAGGCGACTGAAGCGACAGGGGTCAAAGATTTCCGTGGCGTTCAAGCCCGGGTAGGCGAAATATTGGCTTGGCGTCACCTATTCTGGTCGCTGTCGGAAGCTCAAGTGCGGAATCCTGAACCTTGGACCGGGGATTATGTGCTGCCGAACCTTGCCGCCGGCTTGGCGTATCGGGTGTTTGCGACGGAGGCTTATCCAAAAATTAAAGATTTAATTGAGAAAGATTTGGCTAGTTCACTGATTTATCTCCCGTCACATGCGGCGGACTTCCTGAGTCCGGAGATTCGTCCTTACCTTGAAAAGTATGTGCGCGGATCAAACGGATACGATGCAGAAAGCCGCGTCAAATTATTAAAGCTCCTTTGGGATGCGATCGGATCGGAATTCGGCGGCCGGCATGAACTATATGAGCGCAACTACGGCGGCAACCATGAGAATATTCGGCTTGAGGTTCTTTTGTTGGCGCTGAACAACGGCGATGCCAAACGGTTTACAGAGTTCGCTGAACAGTGTATGGCGGAGTACGATCTGAACGGGTGGACTGTTCCGGATCTTGTGAATCCGGACGATGTAAGCCTCATTCGCAAGAAATAA
- a CDS encoding FMN-dependent NADH-azoreductase: MTKVLYITAHPHDDTQSYSMAVGKAFIDTYKQVHPDHEVIHLDLYKEYIPEIDVDVFSGWGKLRSGTSFEELSDEEKAKVGRMNELCEQFISADKYVFVTPMWNFSFPPVLKAYIDAVAVAGKTFKYTEQGPVGLLTDKKALHIQARGGFYSEGPAAQMEMGHRYLGVIMQFFGVPSFEGLFVEGHAAVPEKAEEIKANAVARAKDLAHTF; the protein is encoded by the coding sequence ATGACGAAAGTATTGTACATCACCGCCCATCCTCACGACGATACACAATCGTACAGCATGGCGGTCGGAAAAGCGTTTATCGACACGTACAAACAAGTGCATCCGGACCATGAAGTCATTCACCTCGATTTATATAAAGAGTATATCCCGGAAATCGATGTCGACGTGTTCAGCGGCTGGGGCAAACTTCGCTCCGGAACATCGTTTGAGGAATTATCCGACGAAGAAAAAGCAAAAGTCGGGCGGATGAACGAGCTGTGCGAGCAGTTTATTTCCGCTGACAAATATGTGTTCGTCACACCGATGTGGAACTTTTCTTTCCCACCGGTATTAAAAGCATACATTGACGCCGTGGCGGTGGCCGGTAAAACGTTCAAATATACAGAACAAGGGCCGGTCGGGTTGCTTACTGATAAAAAAGCACTCCACATTCAGGCGCGCGGCGGGTTTTATTCGGAAGGACCGGCGGCACAAATGGAAATGGGACACCGCTATTTAGGGGTTATCATGCAGTTTTTCGGCGTGCCATCATTTGAAGGTCTATTTGTCGAAGGGCATGCGGCCGTGCCGGAAAAAGCGGAAGAAATTAAAGCGAATGCCGTTGCCCGGGCCAAAGACTTGGCTCACACATTTTGA
- a CDS encoding FAD synthetase family protein — protein sequence MTVRLYRPHELSLSSSVVTVGAFDGVHLGHQALIRKVVERAAMFRVPAVVYTFDPPPRCYLKNMPMITPIDEKLKRLEKLGVDEVIVARFNEHYITRSAASFMEELRILHPVEIWVGRDFRFGRNREGSIDELAAVFHVRSIDPIRCDSGEVISSTRIRSLITTGRWKEAEKLLGII from the coding sequence ATGACTGTGCGTTTGTACCGTCCCCATGAGTTGTCTCTTTCTTCATCCGTAGTGACGGTAGGCGCATTTGATGGTGTTCATTTAGGACATCAAGCGCTGATTAGGAAAGTGGTTGAACGGGCAGCCATGTTTCGTGTTCCGGCTGTCGTCTACACGTTTGATCCTCCGCCCCGATGCTACTTAAAAAACATGCCGATGATCACGCCGATCGATGAGAAGCTAAAGCGTTTAGAAAAGCTCGGAGTCGATGAGGTGATCGTTGCCCGTTTTAACGAACATTATATAACGCGTAGTGCCGCGTCATTTATGGAAGAACTGCGCATACTCCATCCCGTAGAAATATGGGTGGGCCGCGACTTTCGGTTTGGCCGCAATCGGGAAGGGAGTATCGATGAGCTGGCCGCCGTTTTTCATGTTCGGTCAATCGATCCGATTCGCTGTGACTCCGGCGAAGTGATTTCATCCACAAGAATTCGGTCACTCATTACGACAGGCCGTTGGAAAGAAGCGGAGAAGCTATTAGGCATCATATAA
- a CDS encoding STAS domain-containing protein translates to MDRKRFHLVHDEQPDRHVIYIKGELDLAAAEQFRRAVEPLADDAAKLLVIRLEELTYIDSTGIGMFVALLKTRKKQGAPFAIENVPPKVQRLFDLTGVSYFFSETNATTERIGGQS, encoded by the coding sequence ATGGACAGGAAACGATTCCACCTTGTTCACGACGAACAGCCGGATCGACATGTTATATACATAAAAGGAGAGCTTGATTTAGCGGCAGCCGAACAGTTCCGACGCGCTGTCGAACCGCTCGCCGACGATGCGGCGAAACTGCTTGTCATCCGCTTAGAGGAATTGACGTACATTGATAGCACCGGCATCGGCATGTTTGTCGCGCTGTTGAAAACGAGAAAAAAGCAAGGGGCGCCGTTTGCCATTGAAAACGTGCCGCCGAAGGTGCAGCGCTTGTTTGATTTGACTGGGGTATCCTACTTTTTTTCCGAAACGAACGCTACGACAGAAAGGATCGGAGGCCAATCATGA
- a CDS encoding uracil-DNA glycosylase: MPILQNDWAPLLDEEFQKPYYVKLRGFLKEEYRTRTIYPDMHDIFNALHYTPYANVKVVLLGQDPYHGPGQAHGLSFSVKPGVPVPPSLVNIFKELHDDLGCYIPDNGYLVKWAEQGVLLLNTVLTVRRGQANSHRGKGWEYFTDRVIELVNEKDDPVVFLLWGRNAQEKKERITNPRHLIIEAPHPSPFSAARGFFGHRPFSRTNTFLTEHGREPIDWQIENIGARAE, encoded by the coding sequence ATGCCGATTTTACAAAACGACTGGGCTCCGCTGCTTGACGAGGAGTTTCAAAAGCCGTACTACGTAAAGCTGCGTGGGTTTTTAAAGGAAGAATACCGGACGCGGACGATTTATCCCGATATGCACGATATTTTCAACGCCCTTCACTATACACCGTACGCGAACGTCAAAGTTGTGTTGCTCGGGCAAGATCCGTATCACGGCCCGGGGCAGGCGCACGGGCTTAGTTTTTCCGTCAAGCCGGGCGTGCCGGTGCCGCCGTCGTTAGTGAATATTTTTAAAGAGCTGCATGACGATCTTGGCTGCTACATACCGGATAACGGCTATCTTGTCAAATGGGCCGAGCAGGGCGTGTTATTGTTAAACACGGTGCTGACGGTCCGCCGTGGGCAGGCGAACTCCCACCGCGGCAAAGGGTGGGAATATTTCACCGACCGCGTCATTGAGCTCGTCAATGAAAAGGACGATCCCGTCGTCTTTTTGCTTTGGGGCCGGAACGCACAGGAGAAAAAAGAACGGATTACAAATCCGCGCCATCTCATTATTGAAGCGCCGCACCCGAGCCCGTTTTCCGCCGCGCGCGGCTTTTTCGGCCACCGCCCGTTTTCGCGGACGAACACCTTTTTAACCGAGCACGGGCGCGAACCGATTGACTGGCAAATTGAGAACATCGGCGCCCGCGCCGAATGA
- a CDS encoding SpoIIE family protein phosphatase: MRLHGTAAALAAMLFGLLLFAAGRLSFSPGFYHSTHLALGLAAVVVCWLVAVQGWAVFPHTLSMERLVMGALFFSSGALFSFHFLLSFADAGEVSLFSLAARFTIAWGLLFLFSRLDEVMERRSGQRWQAFLAAFAYTVAVGLFIHFAAPLWLENGMSRWPLWWQVGEGAIGLLDAAAGALVWRRYRHGGSPSLLYWLMALLLFAFGQVLLMFGNGHVLWGQLYEVAGFLYVVRAMYVETIEKPYVELKQHEQQLEMMANALGEGLMMLDRDGQIVWMNPEAGRLIGVVPEEAKGKPLFSFVSLAGPNGDTWDWKQLRRVVKRLKSGEVIRVEEEPFRRHDGVCLPVGYTLAPVIENGALTGLVAVLRDMTEKKEKERLEREREQLDFELSLAANMQRTLLQTSSEANLPSYVDIGVLSVPARVLSGDFYHFSVHQTSVSVGIADVSGKGVPAAMLMTLMKFILDRTVHYGTQPHVYLDLLNRFAYDYTEPSMFVTMFVGNYNEKTHTFSYACAGHEPALLYRAKTKQYVPLHAKGCALGLFPQFSFETKSVVLEPGDFVLLHTDGVTEKRGEEEADGFSVLTSMVAQVNLNQPAGQIVRDLYEQVKAYHQYEQKDDQTLLLLRRR, from the coding sequence ATGCGCCTGCACGGCACAGCGGCAGCGTTGGCTGCCATGCTGTTTGGCTTGCTTTTATTCGCTGCAGGGCGACTCTCTTTTTCACCCGGTTTCTATCATTCTACTCATCTTGCTTTAGGGCTCGCTGCGGTTGTCGTCTGTTGGCTTGTCGCCGTGCAAGGATGGGCCGTGTTCCCCCATACGCTTTCGATGGAGCGGCTTGTGATGGGGGCACTGTTTTTCTCCTCAGGGGCGCTGTTTTCGTTTCATTTCCTTCTCTCATTCGCGGACGCCGGCGAGGTTTCATTGTTTTCGCTCGCCGCCCGCTTTACGATCGCTTGGGGGCTGCTCTTTTTATTTTCGCGTCTGGACGAGGTGATGGAGCGGCGCAGCGGCCAACGCTGGCAGGCGTTTTTAGCGGCCTTTGCTTATACAGTAGCGGTCGGTTTATTCATCCATTTTGCGGCGCCGCTTTGGTTGGAAAATGGGATGAGCCGCTGGCCGCTTTGGTGGCAGGTAGGAGAAGGGGCAATCGGTTTGCTTGATGCGGCAGCGGGTGCGCTTGTATGGCGCCGCTATCGGCACGGGGGATCCCCCTCACTGTTATACTGGTTGATGGCTTTGCTGCTGTTTGCCTTTGGCCAAGTGTTGCTTATGTTCGGTAATGGGCATGTGCTGTGGGGGCAGCTGTACGAAGTGGCCGGCTTTTTGTATGTCGTACGCGCTATGTATGTGGAAACGATCGAAAAACCGTATGTGGAGCTGAAGCAGCACGAACAGCAGCTGGAAATGATGGCGAACGCCCTTGGTGAAGGGTTAATGATGTTAGACCGGGACGGGCAAATCGTTTGGATGAACCCGGAAGCAGGCCGGCTGATCGGGGTCGTCCCCGAAGAAGCGAAAGGAAAGCCGTTATTTTCCTTTGTTTCGCTCGCTGGGCCAAACGGGGATACATGGGATTGGAAGCAGCTGCGCCGCGTCGTTAAACGGCTCAAAAGCGGTGAAGTCATCCGCGTCGAGGAAGAACCGTTCCGCCGTCATGACGGCGTGTGCCTGCCGGTCGGCTACACGTTGGCGCCTGTGATAGAAAATGGTGCGCTGACGGGGCTTGTCGCTGTGTTGCGTGACATGACGGAGAAAAAAGAGAAGGAGCGGCTCGAACGCGAGCGTGAACAGCTTGATTTTGAACTGTCGCTCGCAGCGAATATGCAGCGGACGCTCTTGCAGACGTCTTCGGAAGCGAACTTGCCGTCCTATGTTGATATCGGCGTCCTCAGCGTTCCCGCCCGGGTATTAAGCGGCGATTTTTATCATTTTTCCGTCCACCAAACATCAGTGTCTGTCGGCATTGCCGATGTGTCGGGAAAAGGCGTTCCCGCCGCCATGCTCATGACATTGATGAAGTTTATTTTAGACCGGACCGTTCATTACGGGACGCAGCCGCATGTGTACCTTGATTTGTTGAACCGGTTCGCCTATGACTATACGGAACCGTCGATGTTTGTGACGATGTTTGTCGGCAATTATAATGAAAAAACACACACGTTTTCGTACGCGTGCGCCGGGCATGAGCCGGCGCTTCTATACCGGGCGAAAACGAAACAATACGTGCCGCTTCACGCAAAAGGATGTGCGCTCGGCTTGTTTCCGCAATTTTCGTTTGAAACCAAATCGGTTGTGCTCGAACCGGGCGACTTTGTGTTGTTGCACACGGACGGAGTGACCGAAAAGCGCGGAGAGGAAGAGGCCGATGGCTTTTCTGTCCTCACCTCTATGGTCGCCCAAGTCAATTTGAACCAGCCGGCCGGGCAGATTGTCCGTGATTTGTACGAGCAAGTCAAGGCGTACCACCAATACGAACAAAAAGACGATCAGACGTTATTGTTGTTGCGCCGCCGCTGA
- a CDS encoding YwdI family protein: protein MTIPFAAVVAKIEDELRKAKAADDPQRMREHVAAVRALCDLMLEPTAQLQLSAPAAPAGPLVISGPISVGSGLSLGGVSATGRSPDIDDEANGESLLDF from the coding sequence GTGACAATCCCTTTTGCAGCGGTTGTTGCCAAAATCGAAGACGAATTGCGCAAGGCGAAGGCGGCCGATGACCCGCAGCGAATGCGGGAACATGTCGCCGCTGTCCGCGCCTTATGCGACTTAATGCTCGAACCAACCGCCCAGCTGCAACTGTCCGCTCCAGCCGCCCCCGCAGGGCCGCTTGTCATTAGCGGACCGATTTCAGTCGGGAGCGGGCTGTCGCTTGGCGGCGTTTCCGCCACGGGACGCTCCCCCGACATTGACGATGAGGCGAACGGGGAGTCGTTGCTGGATTTTTGA
- the rsbW gene encoding anti-sigma B factor RsbW, protein MKEHETVVQLSIPADAQFIDIARLTLYGLAAKMGFSYEEIEDMKVAVSEACNNAVLHAYNGKSGMIHLRFEMGDDALTIVIKDEGKGFDYKQAAKRAVPLSVMPLEDVKVGGLGLFLMEALMDDVSVNTTDGTEVRLTKFRHHGEGEHAHECISSSSVQEQA, encoded by the coding sequence ATGAAAGAGCACGAAACCGTCGTACAGCTATCGATTCCGGCCGATGCACAGTTCATCGATATCGCGCGTTTGACGTTATACGGACTAGCCGCTAAGATGGGGTTTTCGTATGAAGAGATTGAGGATATGAAAGTCGCTGTTTCGGAAGCCTGCAATAACGCCGTTTTGCATGCGTACAACGGAAAAAGCGGAATGATTCATCTCCGTTTTGAAATGGGCGACGATGCCCTGACGATCGTTATTAAAGATGAAGGCAAAGGATTTGATTACAAACAGGCGGCGAAACGAGCGGTCCCACTGTCCGTTATGCCGCTTGAAGACGTCAAAGTCGGCGGTCTTGGTCTCTTTTTAATGGAAGCACTCATGGATGACGTGAGTGTCAACACAACGGACGGGACCGAAGTCCGCCTGACGAAATTCCGCCATCATGGCGAAGGAGAGCATGCCCATGAATGTATATCCTCCTCCTCTGTCCAAGAGCAAGCTTGA
- a CDS encoding sigma-70 family RNA polymerase sigma factor, translating to MNVYPPPLSKSKLDALISAYQRTKTEEAATALLVRFEPLIAAAAKKMARSRPDFYEDLFQVGRLSFLRLLDHYDPNQGTSFESYAMKSLIGYMKNYLRDKAWYIQVPRRVKEKGSKVQKAIDELTVTLERSPNIEEIANHLGLSVEETIEILAGRDHYQAISLDAPVQDGEKDATTIGEFLADDTNEFETLIERLDLEEAIGKLNEQERIVIDAVFHRGETQRSLAERLGVSQMTISRIQKRAIEKLKRQLATAYPS from the coding sequence ATGAATGTATATCCTCCTCCTCTGTCCAAGAGCAAGCTTGACGCCCTCATTTCCGCTTATCAACGGACAAAGACGGAAGAGGCAGCGACAGCGCTGCTCGTTCGCTTCGAGCCGCTCATTGCAGCCGCGGCAAAAAAGATGGCGCGCAGCCGCCCCGATTTTTACGAAGACTTATTTCAAGTCGGACGGTTATCGTTTTTGCGCCTTCTTGATCATTACGACCCGAACCAAGGAACAAGCTTTGAATCGTACGCGATGAAAAGCTTGATCGGCTATATGAAAAACTATTTGCGCGACAAGGCGTGGTATATCCAAGTGCCGCGCAGAGTAAAGGAAAAAGGAAGCAAAGTGCAAAAAGCCATCGATGAGCTGACCGTCACGCTCGAGCGGTCACCAAACATCGAGGAGATCGCCAACCATTTAGGTTTATCGGTCGAGGAAACGATAGAAATTTTAGCCGGCCGCGACCATTATCAGGCGATTTCACTCGATGCCCCGGTGCAAGACGGAGAAAAAGATGCGACGACCATCGGCGAATTTCTTGCCGACGACACGAACGAGTTCGAAACATTGATTGAGCGGCTTGATTTGGAGGAAGCCATCGGCAAGCTGAACGAACAAGAACGGATTGTCATTGACGCGGTGTTCCACCGCGGAGAAACGCAGCGTTCGCTCGCCGAACGGCTCGGCGTCTCCCAGATGACAATCAGCCGCATTCAAAAACGCGCCATTGAAAAGCTGAAGCGGCAGTTGGCCACTGCCTACCCGTCGTAA
- a CDS encoding catechol 2,3-dioxygenase: MGEGIMRLGFVSVNVTDIEEARKHYVEVMGLQMTDRTENEIYLKGWDEYDHHSIVLRQSDRAGLEKMAFKVHTYEDMERLEIQLQRYGASVRRISKGENYKVGEGLRFRLPSGHTMELFVDMEYKGKAVPQVNPAPWPEGLIGVGVPRIDHLLITAERPHETVDFLMKALNFYMSEKVVENEQSETPIAAWLFRSNTPHDIAIIPGKDERLHHFAFWLDEFNDLRKAGDVFSKHDVPIDVGPERHGITRGQTIYYFDPSGNRNEVFTGGYIAYPDMPVVKWTVDQLARGIFYFNHRQEWIEGFTGVTT, translated from the coding sequence ATGGGAGAAGGAATTATGCGTTTAGGCTTTGTTTCTGTGAATGTGACAGACATCGAAGAGGCAAGGAAGCATTATGTAGAAGTCATGGGGTTGCAAATGACGGACCGTACTGAAAACGAAATTTATCTAAAAGGATGGGACGAGTACGATCATCATTCCATCGTCTTGCGCCAATCGGATCGTGCCGGCCTCGAAAAAATGGCGTTTAAAGTGCACACATACGAAGATATGGAGCGGCTAGAAATCCAGCTGCAACGGTATGGCGCATCAGTTAGACGCATTTCGAAAGGTGAAAACTACAAAGTTGGTGAAGGGCTGCGTTTCCGCCTTCCTTCCGGGCATACGATGGAACTTTTTGTTGACATGGAGTATAAAGGAAAGGCGGTTCCGCAAGTCAACCCCGCGCCATGGCCGGAAGGGCTGATCGGCGTCGGTGTCCCACGGATCGACCACCTTTTGATTACGGCGGAACGCCCTCATGAAACTGTTGACTTTTTGATGAAGGCGCTTAACTTTTATATGAGTGAAAAAGTTGTGGAAAACGAACAGTCGGAAACGCCGATCGCTGCATGGTTATTCAGAAGCAATACTCCTCACGATATTGCCATCATCCCAGGGAAAGACGAACGACTCCACCATTTTGCTTTTTGGCTCGATGAGTTTAATGATTTACGGAAAGCGGGAGATGTGTTCTCCAAACATGATGTACCGATTGATGTAGGACCTGAACGCCACGGCATTACGCGCGGACAGACGATCTATTACTTTGACCCGTCAGGAAACCGAAATGAAGTCTTTACAGGAGGTTATATTGCTTATCCTGATATGCCGGTCGTGAAGTGGACGGTCGACCAGCTTGCCCGAGGTATTTTCTACTTTAACCATCGCCAAGAGTGGATTGAGGGTTTCACAGGCGTAACGACTTGA